A window from Pseudomonas sp. MRSN 12121 encodes these proteins:
- the rnk gene encoding nucleoside diphosphate kinase regulator, producing MSTAPSIILTRLDVQRLERLIDSLDDTLPGVIALQTELDRAETLVGHDEVPAGVVTMNSRVHCREESSGKDYHLTLVYPQDANADEGRISILAPVGSALLGLQVGQYIDWPAPGGKTLKLTLLEVEYQPEAAGDFHL from the coding sequence ATGAGCACCGCACCTTCCATCATTCTCACCCGGCTCGACGTGCAGCGTCTGGAGCGCCTGATCGACAGCCTGGACGACACGCTGCCTGGCGTCATCGCGCTGCAGACCGAGCTGGATCGCGCCGAAACCCTGGTGGGCCACGATGAAGTCCCGGCCGGTGTCGTGACCATGAATTCGCGTGTGCATTGCCGCGAAGAAAGCAGTGGCAAGGATTACCACCTGACCCTGGTGTACCCACAGGACGCCAACGCCGACGAAGGCCGGATCTCTATCCTGGCGCCGGTGGGCAGCGCCTTGCTCGGTCTGCAGGTCGGCCAGTACATCGACTGGCCGGCGCCAGGCGGCAAGACCCTGAAACTGACGCTGCTGGAAGTGGAATACCAGCCGGAAGCGGCTGGCGACTTTCACCTCTGA
- the lysA gene encoding diaminopimelate decarboxylase, producing MDAFNYRDGELFAEGVALSAIAERFGTPTYVYSRAHIEAQYRAYADALAGIPHLVCFAVKANSNLGVLNVLARLGAGFDIVSRGELERVLAAGGAADKIVFSGVGKTRDDMRRALEVGVHCFNIESSDELERLQQVAAELGVRAPVSLRVNPDVDAGTHPYISTGLKENKFGIAIAAAEDVYIRAAQLPNLEVIGVDCHIGSQLTTLAPFLDALDRLLDLVDRLGECGIYLRHIDLGGGLGVRYRDEEPPLAADYVKAVRERLDGRDLELVFEPGRFIVANAGVLLTRVEYLKHTEHKDFAIVDAAMNDLIRPALYQAWMDISAVQPRTGEARTYDIVGPICETGDFLAKERRLTLEEGDLLAVHSAGAYGFVMSSNYNTRGRAAEVLIDGEEAVEVRRRETVAELFAGESLLPE from the coding sequence ATGGACGCTTTTAACTACCGCGACGGTGAGCTGTTCGCGGAAGGTGTAGCGTTGTCCGCCATTGCCGAACGCTTTGGCACACCGACCTACGTCTATTCCCGAGCACATATCGAAGCGCAGTACCGCGCGTACGCCGATGCCCTCGCCGGCATTCCGCACCTGGTCTGCTTCGCGGTAAAAGCCAACTCCAACCTGGGTGTACTGAATGTCCTGGCGCGCCTGGGCGCCGGTTTCGACATCGTCTCGCGGGGTGAGCTGGAACGCGTCCTGGCGGCTGGCGGTGCGGCGGACAAGATCGTGTTCTCCGGCGTCGGCAAGACCCGCGACGACATGCGCCGCGCCCTGGAAGTCGGCGTGCACTGTTTCAACATCGAGTCCAGCGACGAGCTGGAGCGCCTGCAACAGGTCGCCGCCGAGCTGGGCGTTCGCGCACCGGTCTCGCTGCGGGTCAACCCGGACGTCGACGCCGGCACCCACCCGTACATTTCCACCGGCCTCAAGGAAAACAAGTTCGGCATCGCCATCGCCGCCGCCGAAGACGTGTACATCCGCGCAGCCCAGCTGCCGAACCTGGAAGTGATCGGCGTCGATTGCCATATCGGCTCGCAACTGACCACCCTGGCCCCCTTCCTCGACGCCCTCGACCGCCTGCTGGACCTGGTCGACCGCCTGGGCGAGTGCGGCATCTACCTGCGCCACATCGACCTCGGTGGCGGCCTGGGCGTGCGTTACCGCGACGAAGAGCCGCCATTGGCCGCCGACTACGTCAAGGCGGTACGCGAACGCCTCGACGGCCGTGACCTGGAACTGGTCTTCGAACCCGGACGCTTCATCGTCGCCAACGCCGGCGTCCTGCTGACCCGGGTCGAGTACCTCAAACACACCGAACACAAGGACTTCGCCATCGTCGACGCCGCGATGAACGACCTGATCCGTCCGGCCCTGTACCAGGCCTGGATGGATATCAGCGCCGTACAGCCGCGCACCGGCGAGGCACGCACCTACGACATCGTCGGCCCGATCTGCGAGACCGGCGACTTCCTGGCCAAGGAGCGTCGGCTCACGCTGGAAGAAGGCGACCTGCTCGCCGTGCATTCGGCCGGTGCCTACGGTTTCGTCATGAGCTCCAACTACAACACCCGCGGTCGCGCTGCCGAAGTGCTGATCGATGGTGAAGAAGCTGTTGAAGTGCGTCGCCGCGAGACGGTAGCCGAGTTGTTCGCTGGCGAAAGCCTGCTGCCGGAGTAA
- a CDS encoding class I adenylate cyclase produces MTRTHEIRPDLDEGIDRKVLSQLRTRFLKLNEGRLGRAMEGLSPRQQLVLNLLPLFFHVNHPLLPGYVSGGTPAGLSNYEPDTSTLNEAQRLTRSFSYKPRPGNVPRPIHGLFLMGSLGTLAQADQSDMDVWVCHAPDLGENELAELRKKCLLLEAWAAGQGAEAHFFLIDPNRFVRGDRDTQLSSDDCGTTQHYLLLDEFYRTAIWLAGRTPLWWLVPVYEEARYHQYTHTLLSKRFIPADENLDLGHLAHIPPGEFIGAGLWQLFKGIESPYKSVLKLLLTEVYASEHPRVVCLSLRFKQAVFANRLDLDELDPYVVVYRRIEEYLKARGEPERLELVRRSLYLKVNRKLTGSNGARNPSWQRSLLERLTQEWGWDHRQLAMLDSRSQWKVRQVSAERRALVSELNYSYRFLTQFARTEQTLGLASKRDLNVLGRRLYAAFERKAGKIEFINPGIAPDLAEDTLTLVQSPNKKEPGQTHWGLYNGNLNALEWENFAPIKRSRELLELLTWCHRNGVIDSSTRLALHPGSSDLSEFELFNLLGSLQQTIALPLGMVSEERLLHASLPSEVLILVNVGRDPLKHHRDLNILMTTERTDSLSYAGVRENLVLTLDQVTLNSWNEVLVSRYDGAHALLDCLRDYLNNLPRGPEQPKLRVRCFCHNRAQFIAQRVEELFDTAQNLLLSQLNHRYLIQVQQHYHVLELVPGQVNHVALASLPALVDYLGEEQSSYSPLHLDPMALEDHDLALILPMGQPECIQVFYRIVDEQAELYVLDEFDALWQQRLPYHDEQSLLVPLQRFLQSILYRRDTQLPMDAAQALVPLDILYYQILPSGSTRARRVESRPAPQTPADKPFYDVQGIIGKAAPGQVQVTLYCNQREFSELEHGDQLFAAVAQEIVEQRRETERYRCYITDLDLSGLLGDHNGSSNLYLRYKADLERALNDALEQVQPVRGAPQR; encoded by the coding sequence ATGACCCGCACCCATGAAATCCGCCCAGACCTGGACGAGGGAATCGATCGCAAGGTTCTCAGCCAGCTACGCACGCGCTTTCTGAAGCTCAACGAGGGCCGCCTGGGTCGGGCCATGGAAGGACTGTCGCCACGCCAGCAGCTGGTGCTCAACCTGTTGCCGCTGTTCTTTCACGTCAACCACCCGCTATTGCCAGGCTATGTGTCGGGGGGCACGCCCGCTGGCTTGTCGAACTATGAGCCCGACACCTCGACGCTCAACGAGGCCCAGCGCCTGACTCGCTCGTTTTCCTACAAGCCCCGGCCAGGCAATGTGCCGCGCCCTATCCATGGCCTGTTTCTGATGGGCAGCCTGGGCACGCTGGCCCAGGCCGATCAGAGCGACATGGATGTCTGGGTCTGCCACGCTCCCGACCTGGGTGAAAACGAACTGGCCGAGCTGCGCAAGAAATGCCTGCTGCTGGAAGCCTGGGCCGCCGGCCAGGGTGCCGAAGCGCACTTCTTCCTGATCGATCCCAACCGCTTTGTCCGTGGCGATCGCGACACCCAGCTGAGCTCCGACGATTGCGGCACCACCCAGCACTACCTGCTGCTGGACGAGTTCTATCGCACCGCCATCTGGCTGGCCGGACGCACCCCACTCTGGTGGCTGGTACCGGTCTACGAGGAGGCCCGCTACCACCAGTACACCCATACGCTGCTGTCCAAACGCTTCATCCCCGCCGACGAGAACCTCGACCTGGGCCACCTGGCCCATATCCCACCGGGCGAATTCATTGGCGCCGGTCTCTGGCAACTGTTCAAGGGCATCGAGTCGCCGTACAAGTCCGTTCTCAAGCTGCTGTTGACCGAGGTCTACGCCAGCGAACACCCGCGGGTGGTGTGCCTGAGCCTGCGTTTCAAGCAGGCGGTGTTCGCCAATCGCCTGGACCTCGACGAGCTGGACCCTTATGTCGTGGTCTACCGGCGCATCGAGGAATACCTCAAGGCCCGTGGCGAACCGGAACGCCTGGAACTGGTGCGCCGCAGCCTGTACCTGAAGGTCAATCGCAAGCTCACCGGAAGCAACGGCGCGCGCAACCCGAGCTGGCAGCGCTCGCTCCTTGAGCGACTGACCCAGGAGTGGGGCTGGGACCACCGCCAACTGGCGATGCTCGACAGCCGCAGCCAGTGGAAAGTCCGCCAGGTCAGCGCCGAACGCCGCGCACTAGTCAGCGAGCTGAATTACAGCTACCGCTTCCTGACCCAGTTCGCCCGTACCGAACAGACCCTCGGCCTGGCCAGCAAGCGCGACCTGAATGTGCTTGGTAGGCGGCTGTACGCGGCCTTCGAGCGCAAGGCGGGCAAGATCGAGTTCATCAACCCGGGGATCGCCCCGGACCTGGCCGAAGACACCCTGACCCTGGTGCAGTCGCCCAACAAGAAAGAGCCGGGGCAAACCCATTGGGGCCTGTACAACGGCAACCTGAATGCCCTGGAATGGGAGAACTTCGCGCCGATCAAGCGCAGCCGCGAGCTGCTGGAGCTGTTGACCTGGTGCCATCGCAACGGGGTGATCGACAGCAGCACGCGCCTGGCGCTCCATCCGGGCAGCAGCGACCTGAGCGAATTCGAGCTGTTCAACCTGCTGGGCAGCCTGCAACAGACCATCGCCCTGCCCCTCGGGATGGTCAGCGAGGAGCGCCTGCTGCATGCCAGCCTGCCCAGCGAAGTGCTGATCCTGGTGAATGTCGGCCGCGACCCGCTCAAGCATCACCGTGACCTGAACATCCTGATGACCACCGAGCGTACCGATTCCCTGAGCTACGCCGGGGTGCGGGAGAACCTGGTGCTGACGCTCGACCAGGTCACCCTGAACAGCTGGAACGAAGTGCTGGTGAGTCGCTACGACGGTGCCCATGCGCTGCTCGACTGCCTGCGCGACTACCTCAACAATCTGCCGCGCGGCCCCGAACAGCCGAAGCTGCGGGTGCGCTGTTTCTGCCACAACCGCGCGCAGTTCATCGCCCAGCGGGTCGAGGAGCTGTTCGACACGGCGCAGAACCTGTTGCTCAGCCAGCTCAATCACCGCTACCTGATCCAGGTGCAGCAGCACTACCACGTGCTGGAGCTGGTGCCGGGCCAGGTCAATCATGTGGCGCTGGCAAGCCTGCCGGCGCTGGTCGACTACCTCGGCGAAGAACAGTCCAGCTACAGCCCGCTGCACCTGGACCCGATGGCCCTGGAAGACCACGACCTGGCGCTGATCCTGCCGATGGGCCAGCCCGAGTGCATCCAGGTGTTCTACCGGATCGTCGACGAGCAGGCCGAGCTGTATGTGCTGGACGAGTTCGACGCGCTCTGGCAGCAACGCCTGCCCTACCACGATGAACAGAGCCTGCTGGTGCCCCTGCAACGGTTCCTGCAATCGATTCTCTACCGGCGCGATACGCAACTGCCGATGGACGCTGCCCAGGCGCTGGTCCCGCTGGATATTTTGTATTACCAGATATTGCCCTCGGGCAGCACACGCGCCCGCAGGGTCGAATCGCGGCCGGCGCCGCAGACGCCGGCAGACAAACCCTTCTATGACGTACAGGGAATCATCGGCAAGGCCGCACCGGGGCAGGTGCAGGTCACCCTGTACTGCAATCAACGGGAGTTTTCCGAGCTGGAGCACGGCGACCAGCTCTTCGCCGCGGTAGCCCAGGAGATTGTCGAGCAACGCCGCGAAACCGAACGCTATCGCTGCTATATCACCGACCTGGACCTGTCCGGCCTGCTCGGCGACCACAACGGTTCAAGCAATCTCTACCTGCGCTACAAGGCCGACCTGGAGCGCGCCTTGAACGACGCGCTCGAGCAGGTCCAGCCGGTCAGGGGCGCCCCTCAGAGGTGA
- the cyaY gene encoding iron donor protein CyaY — MSLTEARFHDLVDATQQALEDIFDESDLDIDLESSAGVLTVKFDNGSQVIFSRQEPLRQLWLAARSGGFHFDYDEESERWMCDKSEEQLGEMLERIVLEQADIKLEFEGL; from the coding sequence ATGAGTTTGACTGAAGCCCGTTTCCACGACCTGGTCGATGCCACCCAGCAGGCGCTGGAGGACATTTTCGATGAGAGCGACCTGGATATCGATCTGGAGAGCTCCGCCGGTGTGCTCACCGTCAAGTTCGACAACGGCAGCCAGGTGATCTTCAGCCGCCAGGAACCCCTGCGCCAGTTGTGGCTGGCCGCGCGCTCCGGCGGTTTCCACTTCGACTACGACGAGGAAAGCGAGCGCTGGATGTGCGACAAGAGCGAAGAGCAACTGGGCGAGATGCTCGAGCGCATCGTGCTCGAGCAGGCCGACATCAAGCTCGAATTCGAAGGGCTGTGA
- the dapF gene encoding diaminopimelate epimerase — MLLRFTKMHGLGNDFMVLDLVSQHAHILPKHAKQWGDRNTGIGFDQLLIVEAPSNPDVDFRYRIFNADGSEVEQCGNGARCFARFVLDKRLTTKRQIRVETKSGIIELDVRNDGQISVDMGAPRLVPEQIPFVAPAQALSYHVDVDGQSIEMAAVSMGNPHAVLRVSDINSAPVHELGPKIEHHPRFPARANVGFIQVIDRQRAQLRVWERGAGETQACGTGACAAAVAAISQGWMDSPLLIDLPGGRLSIEWAGPGQPVKMTGPAVRVYEGQVRL, encoded by the coding sequence ATGCTGCTGCGTTTTACCAAGATGCACGGCCTGGGTAATGACTTCATGGTCCTCGACCTGGTCAGCCAGCACGCGCATATCCTGCCCAAACATGCCAAGCAATGGGGCGATCGCAATACCGGTATCGGTTTCGACCAGTTGCTGATTGTCGAGGCGCCCAGCAACCCGGACGTGGATTTCCGCTATCGGATCTTCAATGCCGACGGCTCCGAAGTGGAGCAATGCGGGAATGGCGCGCGCTGTTTCGCCCGTTTCGTCCTGGACAAGCGCCTGACCACCAAGCGCCAGATCCGCGTCGAGACCAAGAGCGGCATCATCGAACTGGATGTGCGCAACGACGGCCAGATCAGCGTGGACATGGGCGCGCCGCGCCTGGTGCCGGAACAGATTCCATTCGTGGCGCCCGCCCAGGCCCTGAGTTATCACGTCGACGTCGACGGCCAGAGCATCGAGATGGCCGCCGTGTCCATGGGCAACCCCCATGCCGTACTGCGGGTCAGCGACATCAACAGCGCGCCGGTGCATGAGCTGGGCCCGAAGATCGAACATCACCCGCGCTTCCCGGCCCGGGCCAATGTCGGCTTTATCCAGGTCATCGACCGTCAGCGCGCGCAGTTGCGGGTCTGGGAACGGGGTGCCGGGGAAACCCAGGCCTGCGGTACCGGTGCCTGCGCCGCCGCAGTGGCCGCGATCAGCCAGGGGTGGATGGATTCGCCGCTATTGATCGACCTGCCGGGCGGGCGCCTGTCCATCGAAT
- a CDS encoding DUF1289 domain-containing protein, with amino-acid sequence MTPAAPARPPKPLYSNVSPAVASPCISLCRLDEEKVCKGCFRHVEDIREWRSADDERRRAICRQALERRQAVAAQGL; translated from the coding sequence GTGACCCCTGCCGCTCCCGCACGACCGCCCAAGCCGCTGTACAGCAACGTCAGCCCGGCCGTGGCTTCGCCGTGCATCAGCCTGTGCCGGCTGGACGAGGAAAAGGTCTGCAAGGGCTGTTTCCGGCACGTCGAGGACATTCGCGAATGGCGTTCGGCGGACGACGAGCGCCGGCGGGCGATCTGCCGCCAGGCGCTCGAGCGCAGGCAGGCCGTAGCGGCACAGGGGCTGTAG
- the lptM gene encoding LPS translocon maturation chaperone LptM, giving the protein MKRLISSLAALVAVACLVTACGQKGPLYLPDESKSADEQGHSQSHKHDTN; this is encoded by the coding sequence ATGAAGCGCCTGATCTCTTCCCTTGCTGCGCTCGTCGCGGTTGCCTGCCTTGTCACTGCCTGCGGCCAGAAAGGCCCGTTGTATCTCCCCGATGAGAGCAAATCCGCTGACGAACAGGGTCACTCGCAGTCGCACAAGCACGACACCAACTAA